One Candidatus Planktophila limnetica DNA segment encodes these proteins:
- a CDS encoding UPF0182 family protein has product MTSSFPNLNFNRRRRGPLPIVIAILVVASVALVSLSGFYADWLWFRSVDFTEVWSTILLTKATVFVVAGFATSLIITLNVYLAFRKRPLYVPLTVEADNLERYRSQIEPIRRLVLVGLSLVLFYFGGSSASQLWDTWLLFKNSTSFGVVDPQFGLDISFFAFKLPMYQALVAWAISTLVFAIIGSAVVHYLYGGIRPQVAQERTTVAARVQLSVLIGLVVLLKAGAYWLDRYALALKDNKLITGLTYTDVNALLPAKAILAGIAAICSLLFFANIIRRSWLLPAAGTALLVISSVLIAGIYPAAIQQFQVKPSESSKEAPFIQRNIDATRDAFGLSAVEVKDFQATLNASAGQLSKDSATISNIRLMDPNVLSATFRQLQQIKPYYTFGATLDVDRYKVDGVSYDTIVAVRELNIDGNPSRNWINDHLVYTHGFGFVAAYGNVRDADGKPSFVVGDLPPTKGLGEFEPRIYFGENVPDYSIIGGTTTGEPVEFDYPDDASANGQKNVTYSGKGGVPVGSLFNKLVFALKYQEQRILLSNLINKDSKILFERNPRERVAKVAPWLTLDGDPYPALVDGRVLWIIDGYTTSAGYPYSRKTTLSGATTDALTVNSTSITAQGDQTVNYIRNSVKATVDAYDGTVSLYQWDENDPVLKTWSKAFPNSIKSKSEMSDQLMEHIRYPEDMFRIQRDILSAYHVKSAAAFYGGQDFWRVPRDPSTFGANAGNQPPYYMTMQLPGSDKAAFSLTTPFVPRGGRENLAAFAVVNSQAGPDYGKITVLQLPRSTNVAGPSQVASNFEAKPEVANSLSLLRQGGSDVVLGNLLTLPVGGGLLYVQPVYVRATANAAAYPLLQKVLVSFGDQIGYSDTLKGALDQVFAGNSGTSESGASTGSGKPTTGTNDLANALASAKQALADGQAALAKGDFTAYGKAQDRLKSAIAAAISAQSKK; this is encoded by the coding sequence ATGACTAGTAGCTTCCCGAATTTAAACTTTAATCGCCGTCGTCGCGGACCACTTCCAATTGTTATTGCAATCTTGGTGGTTGCCTCCGTTGCACTCGTAAGCCTCAGTGGCTTCTATGCCGATTGGCTCTGGTTTAGATCAGTTGACTTCACTGAAGTCTGGTCAACAATTCTTCTGACAAAGGCAACTGTCTTTGTAGTTGCTGGCTTTGCAACATCATTGATTATTACGTTAAATGTTTATTTAGCTTTTCGTAAGCGACCTTTATATGTTCCACTGACTGTAGAAGCCGACAACCTCGAGCGTTACCGTTCTCAGATCGAGCCTATTCGCAGACTTGTACTTGTCGGACTTTCACTCGTTCTCTTTTACTTCGGTGGATCATCTGCATCTCAACTCTGGGATACATGGTTGCTCTTTAAGAATTCAACTTCATTTGGTGTGGTAGATCCACAATTCGGTTTAGATATCTCATTCTTTGCATTTAAGTTGCCGATGTATCAAGCATTAGTTGCTTGGGCAATTTCTACACTTGTCTTTGCAATTATTGGCTCAGCAGTTGTGCATTATTTATATGGTGGTATTCGTCCACAAGTTGCACAAGAGCGCACAACAGTTGCAGCTCGCGTGCAGCTTTCTGTATTAATTGGTTTGGTTGTTCTTCTTAAGGCTGGTGCATATTGGTTAGACCGTTACGCACTTGCCCTGAAAGACAATAAATTAATTACAGGTTTGACTTACACAGATGTCAATGCACTTTTGCCAGCTAAAGCTATTTTGGCGGGAATCGCTGCTATCTGTTCACTTCTCTTCTTTGCCAACATCATTCGCAGGTCATGGTTATTGCCAGCTGCCGGAACAGCACTTCTTGTTATTTCATCTGTATTAATTGCAGGAATTTATCCCGCAGCTATTCAACAATTCCAAGTAAAGCCAAGTGAGTCTTCAAAGGAAGCGCCATTTATTCAGCGCAATATTGATGCAACACGAGATGCCTTCGGTTTATCTGCTGTTGAAGTAAAGGATTTTCAAGCGACACTTAATGCATCAGCCGGGCAGCTATCAAAAGATTCAGCAACTATTTCAAATATCCGTTTAATGGATCCAAATGTACTTTCAGCCACCTTTAGACAGCTTCAGCAAATTAAGCCGTATTACACATTTGGTGCAACACTCGATGTGGATCGTTACAAAGTTGACGGAGTTTCATACGACACAATCGTGGCAGTTCGTGAATTAAACATCGATGGAAACCCAAGTCGAAACTGGATTAACGACCACCTTGTTTACACACACGGATTCGGTTTCGTTGCAGCATACGGAAATGTTCGAGATGCAGACGGAAAGCCATCCTTTGTTGTTGGAGATTTACCTCCAACAAAGGGACTTGGTGAATTCGAACCACGTATTTATTTCGGTGAGAACGTGCCGGATTACTCAATTATTGGTGGAACAACTACTGGAGAACCAGTTGAATTCGATTATCCAGATGACGCATCTGCAAATGGGCAAAAGAACGTTACATATTCAGGCAAAGGTGGAGTTCCAGTTGGATCGCTGTTCAATAAATTAGTTTTTGCCTTGAAGTATCAAGAACAACGTATCTTGCTATCAAATTTGATCAATAAAGATTCAAAGATTTTGTTTGAAAGAAACCCACGAGAGCGTGTTGCAAAAGTTGCACCGTGGCTTACTCTTGATGGAGATCCGTATCCAGCACTCGTTGATGGACGCGTTCTTTGGATCATCGATGGATATACAACCAGTGCTGGATATCCATATTCACGCAAGACAACTCTTTCAGGTGCAACAACTGATGCACTGACAGTTAACTCAACATCTATTACTGCACAGGGAGATCAGACAGTTAACTACATTCGTAACTCTGTAAAAGCCACTGTTGATGCCTACGATGGAACAGTTAGCTTGTACCAATGGGATGAGAATGATCCTGTTCTAAAGACATGGTCAAAAGCCTTCCCTAACAGCATTAAATCAAAGTCAGAAATGTCTGATCAGTTAATGGAGCACATCCGTTATCCAGAAGATATGTTTAGAATTCAGCGCGATATTTTGAGTGCCTACCATGTTAAAAGCGCAGCAGCGTTTTATGGTGGACAAGATTTCTGGCGCGTACCTCGCGATCCATCAACATTTGGCGCTAACGCTGGAAACCAACCTCCTTATTACATGACCATGCAGTTGCCTGGTTCTGACAAAGCAGCCTTCTCATTGACCACACCATTCGTACCACGTGGTGGCCGTGAAAACTTGGCAGCATTTGCAGTTGTTAATTCACAGGCTGGTCCTGATTACGGAAAAATAACTGTTCTGCAATTGCCACGAAGCACCAACGTCGCTGGTCCTTCACAAGTTGCTTCCAACTTTGAAGCCAAACCAGAAGTTGCAAATTCACTTTCATTGCTACGCCAGGGTGGATCAGATGTTGTGCTCGGTAACTTATTAACACTTCCTGTGGGCGGTGGCTTGTTATACGTACAACCTGTTTATGTGCGAGCAACAGCAAACGCTGCAGCGTATCCATTACTTCAAAAAGTATTGGTTTCATTCGGTGATCAGATTGGTTATAGCGACACTCTTAAGGGTGCACTTGATCAAGTATTTGCTGGTAACTCTGGAACATCAGAATCCGGTGCATCAACTGGTTCAGGAAAACCAACAACTGGAACAAATGATTTAGCTAATGCACTTGCAAGTGCA
- a CDS encoding S16 family serine protease: MRYSSLPIAVKAIIVIFFGFALFAPLPFVVVMPGGATDVLDKVISIKSENSYKPSGSLYLLAIRVTSPGASMYSGEIVYGWVNGNSRIYPRSAVYPDNVSSKVLDKEAKVDMTSSQDKAKIVARAYVKKNYPELTSVDPDLITLDVKDTGGPSGGMVFTLGVIEELTPQDLLRGRKVAGTGTIDLLGKVGPIGGIDEKLIAAQRVGVTVFLAPRSNCSEIRSIPEGITVFAISTIEDAVKALSANSAPEEIGMSCAQSA; encoded by the coding sequence ATGCGCTATTCATCGCTACCCATTGCGGTTAAAGCAATCATCGTTATCTTTTTTGGTTTTGCACTTTTCGCCCCGCTGCCCTTCGTTGTTGTAATGCCAGGTGGCGCAACAGATGTCTTAGACAAAGTCATTTCAATTAAATCTGAAAACTCTTACAAACCAAGTGGGTCACTTTATTTGCTAGCCATTCGAGTGACGAGCCCAGGGGCATCTATGTATTCAGGTGAAATTGTGTATGGCTGGGTTAATGGAAATTCTCGAATTTATCCTCGCTCTGCGGTGTATCCAGATAACGTGAGCTCAAAGGTTTTAGACAAAGAAGCAAAAGTAGATATGACTTCTTCGCAAGATAAAGCAAAAATAGTTGCACGTGCATATGTAAAGAAAAATTATCCAGAACTTACCAGCGTTGATCCAGATTTGATTACTTTGGATGTAAAAGATACTGGTGGCCCCAGTGGAGGAATGGTTTTTACCCTCGGTGTGATTGAAGAGTTAACTCCACAAGATTTGTTACGAGGAAGAAAAGTTGCGGGTACCGGAACAATTGATCTTTTAGGAAAAGTTGGACCAATTGGCGGCATTGACGAAAAATTAATTGCGGCCCAACGAGTCGGTGTGACAGTTTTTCTTGCACCCCGTTCAAATTGTTCAGAAATCAGATCGATTCCAGAAGGCATTACCGTCTTTGCAATTAGCACGATCGAGGATGCGGTGAAGGCCCTTTCTGCAAATAGTGCACCAGAAGAAATAGGTATGTCCTGCGCTCAAAGTGCCTGA